A portion of the Candidatus Neomarinimicrobiota bacterium genome contains these proteins:
- a CDS encoding nitrate reductase, with product LSPEPFDEPIEFIAFDLWHYYGRTAKHGAFMGGADFVQWHGNYELLLKTVEMKEIAKTLRNRDSPKR from the coding sequence CTCTCCCCCGAACCTTTTGATGAACCAATTGAATTTATTGCATTTGATCTTTGGCATTATTACGGCCGTACTGCAAAACATGGTGCATTTATGGGAGGTGCAGATTTTGTTCAATGGCACGGCAATTATGAATTGCTTCTCAAAACAGTTGAAATGAAAGAAATTGCAAAAACTCTCAGAAATCGCGATTCACCTAAAAGGTAA